AGCGCGAACGCGCGGCGGGGCCGCCGCTCGTCCATTCGAGGTCGTGAAAAAGAGTCGGGCGCCGCGTTGCGGCGCCGATGGTTTCGTTCGCGATGGGTTCAGCGGACCGCGACGAGGGTCTCTTCCTCGTCCTCGGCCTCCGCGTCGCCGCGGCGGACCTCGCCCGTCGCCTCCGGGGGCAGGTCGACGTGGGCGGGGAAGTAGCTGAGGAGCAGGATGTCGTCGAAGGCGCGCACCCAGCGGTACGGCACGGCGATGTCCACGCCGCCCTGGACGAGCGCGGGGTTCGTCTTGCCGAGCAGGAGGGCGTCGAGCTTGCGGTTGCTCACGTCGAGGATGACGTTCTTCACGTCACCGACGAAGGTGCCGTTCGCCGTGTAGACGTGGAGATTGACAAAGCGAGTGATCTCTTCCAAGGTGCATCCCGCTCCTCGGGAACGCGGGCGGCGGTATAAGACGCTTGTTTTTCGCTTCGCGCGACCGGGAAGACGAAAGCGCCTTACCTCGCGACGGCGAAGGAACCCCATGCCCTCCGGGGGCGCCTTCGGCGGCATCACCCTCGTCCGCGTGGCCGGCATCCCGGTGCGCGTCCACTGGACCCTTCTCGTCGTCCTGCCGCTCTTCGCCTGGTTCATCGCCGCCGGCACCTTCCCCGCGCCCGGCGACGGCGCCGTCGACGCGCGCGGCCTCGCGCTCGGCGGGACGCTCGCCGTCCTCCTCTTCGTCTCCGTGACGCTCCACGAGTTCGGCCACGCCCTCGTCGCGCGCCGACTCGGCGTGCCCGTGAGCGGCATCACGCTCCTGCCCATCGGCGGCGTGACCTCGATGGAGGAGGATCCGAAGACCCCCGGCCGGGAGCTCGCGATCGCGGCCGCGGGACCCCTCGTGAGCTTCGCCCTCGGCTTTCCCATCCTCGCCGTCGCGCTCGCGGGCCTCGTGCCGGAGGTGACGCCGGGCGCGACGCGGCTCGTGCAGAGCCTCGGATTCCTCAACGTCGTCCTCGGCGCCTTCAACCTCTTCGTCCCCGCCTTCCCGATGGACGGCGGCCGCGTCCTGCGCGCCCTCCTCGCGTTCCGCCTCCCCGCGCTCGCCGCGACCAAGTGGGCCGCCCGCGTGGGTCGGGTGTTCGCCTTCGCGATGGCGGGCGTCGGCTTCGTGACGTTCACGCAGGGCGGCTGGACGCTCCTCCTCATCGCGTTCCTCGTCTACGCGGGCGCGACCCAGGAGGAGTCGAGCATGCGCGCGAAGAGCACCCTCGGCGACCTCGAGGTCGACCGCATCATGACGCGCGAGGTCGCCCTCGCGCGCCCCGACGACCCCGTCCACCGGGCCCTCGACGTCATGTTCGAGACGCGCCACGTCGTCCTCCCCGTCGCGGACGACGGCCGGCCCGTGGGCGTCGTGGGCCTCCACGACCTCGCGAAGGTCACGCCCCTCGAGCGCGACGCGCTCCTCGTGCGCGACGTCATGCGCGCCGACTTCGCGAGCCTCCCCCTCCACGCGCCCGCCGCGGACGCGCTCCGCCTCATCTCGCGCGAGGGGAAGGAACCCGTCCTCGTCCTCGCCGAGGACGGCCATCTCGCGGGCCTCGTCTCGCGCACCGACCTCGTGCGCGCGATCGACATCCTCGAGGTCGACCGCACGGCCGGGCTCGGACCGAGCGTTTCATAGGCCGCGGGGCGGCTCCCACCGCGTGGACGACCTGGACACGGCGATCCTGCGCATCCTCAAGGACAACGCGCGCGAATCCTTCGTCGCGATGGCCCAGGTCCTCGGGACGAGCGAAGGGACCATCCGCGCGCGCGTCAAGCGCCTCCAGGACGAGGGCATCATCCGCCGCTTCACGATCCAGACGGCGGGCCAGAACGTGAAGGCCCTCATCGAGGTCCGAATCGAGACCAACGTCAACACGGCGACGCTCTCGTCCCAGATCGCGACATGGGAGGGCGTCGAGCGCGTGTGGGAAGTCACGGGCGAGCAGGACCTCCTCGTCATGGTCGACGTCCCGTCGACCGCGGCGCTCAACGACATCATCGAGCGCATCCGGCAGTTCAAGGAGACGCAGGCGACGCGCAGTCGCCTCATCCTCAAGGAGTATTGAGGAGTCGCGCGCCCGCGGGGTGGCTGCCCCTATCGCGCGGCCGCGATCTCGCCGAGCGCGCGCGTGAAGGTGTTCACGTCCGACTCGTTCGTGTAGAGCCCGAGGCTCGCGCGCACGGCGCCGGGGTCCTCGTCGCCCGCCGGGTGGTGGCGCAGGTGGACGAGACGCGGGTCGTCGTCGGGAACCTGGAGGAGCTTCAGGAGGTAGGGGTGCGCGCAGAAGCAGCCGTGGCGCACGGCGACGCCGGCCGTGTCGTTGAGGCGCTTCGCGACGACGGGCGGCGGGAGGTGGTCCACCATGAACGAGATGGCGCCTACGCGGTCCCGGTCGCTCGTCGAGCCGAGGACCTGGACGCCGTCGATCCCGCTCATGCCCTTGAGGAGGCGCGCGAGGAGCGCGTGCTCGCGGACCTCGGCCTCGTGGCGGCCCGCGCGCTCGATGAAGCGGAGCGCCTCCGCGAGCGCGACCGCGCCGACAACGGGCGGCGTGCCGCCCTCGTGGCGTTCGACGCCTTCGGTCCAGTACGTCTCCGTGTCCGTCACGAGGCGGACGGTGCCGCCGCCGGGAAGGAACGGCGGCGCGGCCTCGAGGGCGGCGCGCGGGGCGACGAGGAAGCC
This is a stretch of genomic DNA from Candidatus Thermoplasmatota archaeon. It encodes these proteins:
- a CDS encoding Lrp/AsnC family transcriptional regulator gives rise to the protein MDDLDTAILRILKDNARESFVAMAQVLGTSEGTIRARVKRLQDEGIIRRFTIQTAGQNVKALIEVRIETNVNTATLSSQIATWEGVERVWEVTGEQDLLVMVDVPSTAALNDIIERIRQFKETQATRSRLILKEY
- a CDS encoding site-2 protease family protein, which produces MPSGGAFGGITLVRVAGIPVRVHWTLLVVLPLFAWFIAAGTFPAPGDGAVDARGLALGGTLAVLLFVSVTLHEFGHALVARRLGVPVSGITLLPIGGVTSMEEDPKTPGRELAIAAAGPLVSFALGFPILAVALAGLVPEVTPGATRLVQSLGFLNVVLGAFNLFVPAFPMDGGRVLRALLAFRLPALAATKWAARVGRVFAFAMAGVGFVTFTQGGWTLLLIAFLVYAGATQEESSMRAKSTLGDLEVDRIMTREVALARPDDPVHRALDVMFETRHVVLPVADDGRPVGVVGLHDLAKVTPLERDALLVRDVMRADFASLPLHAPAADALRLISREGKEPVLVLAEDGHLAGLVSRTDLVRAIDILEVDRTAGLGPSVS
- a CDS encoding PRC-barrel domain-containing protein → MEEITRFVNLHVYTANGTFVGDVKNVILDVSNRKLDALLLGKTNPALVQGGVDIAVPYRWVRAFDDILLLSYFPAHVDLPPEATGEVRRGDAEAEDEEETLVAVR